A stretch of bacterium DNA encodes these proteins:
- a CDS encoding ATP-binding protein — protein sequence MIIAVASGKGGTGKTTLAVNLAQTFAEPLQLLDCDVEEPNLYLFLPAGSIEEEVIAVPIPVVDETLCDGCRACSEFCAYNAIIVPKRVALVVPELCHSCGGCLLVCPQKAIKERDQRIGVIRRSRTGSVQLIQGLIDVGVSAVPPLIRAIRKWVNPALPTLIDAPPGTSCPVITAVRGADYVILVTEPTPFGLHDLTLAVEMVRSLGLNFGVVVNRMGIGDSRVQEFCGREKIELLLEIPDDRRIAEAYSRGQLAGEAVPEFRPRLLVLKERLEKLAVLHAAGKRS from the coding sequence ATGATCATCGCCGTTGCCTCTGGCAAGGGAGGAACCGGAAAAACCACCCTCGCTGTCAACCTTGCGCAGACCTTTGCAGAGCCGCTTCAACTGCTGGATTGCGATGTGGAGGAGCCCAATCTCTATCTCTTTCTGCCCGCCGGGTCGATCGAGGAGGAGGTCATTGCCGTCCCCATACCGGTTGTGGATGAAACCCTCTGCGACGGCTGCCGCGCCTGCAGTGAATTCTGTGCATACAACGCTATTATCGTCCCCAAGCGGGTGGCGCTGGTCGTTCCTGAATTGTGTCACAGCTGCGGCGGCTGCCTGCTGGTCTGTCCGCAGAAGGCCATCAAGGAGAGGGATCAGCGCATTGGCGTCATACGTCGTAGCCGCACAGGAAGCGTCCAACTCATCCAGGGGCTGATTGATGTGGGGGTTTCCGCCGTGCCGCCGCTCATCCGCGCGATCAGAAAGTGGGTGAACCCGGCCCTGCCCACCCTCATCGATGCTCCCCCCGGCACCTCCTGTCCGGTAATCACCGCCGTGCGGGGAGCCGACTATGTCATTTTGGTGACCGAACCCACCCCTTTCGGGCTGCACGATCTGACGCTGGCCGTGGAGATGGTGCGCAGTTTGGGGCTTAACTTCGGAGTGGTAGTCAACCGCATGGGTATCGGAGACAGCCGGGTTCAGGAATTTTGTGGGCGGGAAAAGATCGAACTCCTGCTGGAAATCCCGGACGACCGGCGCATAGCCGAGGCCTACTCCCGCGGTCAGCTGGCCGGCGAAGCGGTGCCCGAGTTCCGTCCCCGTCTTCTCGTCCTCAAGGAGCGTCTCGAGAAGCTGGCTGTGCTCCATGCAGCGGGGAAGCGGTCATGA
- a CDS encoding ATP-binding protein, which translates to MRELVIISGKGGTGKTSLTASLAVLAGRVVMADCDVDAADLHLLFPPRNGDKQPFYSGHEAVIRPADCIGCGLCLTYCRFDAVRMVGSASGPTLFSIDPAACEGCGLCVHFCPTGAIDFPERLRGEWMIANTRIGPMVHARLDVAAENSGKLVSLVRKQAREFAEKEGYGLIITDGPPGIGCPVIASLTGASQVLVVTEPTVSGEHDLGRVLGLARHFDLPAAVCVNKWDLNPEMTERIESKARLSGAQIVGHIRYDPGVTRAMMQAKSVVETDAPAAEDIRRIWQMLR; encoded by the coding sequence ATCCGGGAGCTGGTAATCATCAGCGGCAAAGGGGGCACAGGCAAGACCAGCCTCACCGCCTCTCTGGCGGTTCTCGCCGGACGTGTCGTCATGGCCGATTGTGATGTGGACGCGGCCGACCTGCACCTTCTCTTTCCACCCCGCAACGGTGACAAGCAGCCCTTTTACAGTGGACATGAGGCGGTTATCAGACCGGCCGACTGCATCGGCTGCGGGCTCTGCCTTACCTATTGCCGTTTCGATGCGGTGCGCATGGTCGGGAGCGCCTCCGGCCCCACCCTATTTTCGATCGATCCTGCCGCCTGCGAGGGCTGCGGTCTCTGTGTTCATTTCTGCCCGACCGGGGCGATCGATTTTCCAGAGCGACTTCGTGGCGAATGGATGATTGCAAATACGCGCATCGGTCCCATGGTCCATGCCCGTCTCGATGTGGCAGCCGAGAATTCAGGCAAACTCGTCTCTCTGGTGCGCAAGCAGGCACGCGAGTTCGCTGAAAAAGAGGGTTATGGCCTGATCATCACCGATGGCCCACCGGGGATTGGCTGTCCAGTGATCGCCTCATTGACCGGCGCCAGCCAGGTATTGGTGGTTACCGAACCCACCGTATCCGGAGAGCACGACCTCGGACGCGTACTGGGACTAGCGCGCCATTTCGACCTTCCTGCGGCAGTCTGCGTCAACAAATGGGACCTAAACCCGGAGATGACCGAACGCATCGAGAGCAAGGCCCGTCTGAGCGGTGCGCAAATTGTCGGCCACATCCGCTACGATCCCGGCGTCACCCGGGCGATGATGCAGGCTAAAAGTGTGGTTGAAACCGATGCCCCGGCGGCGGAGGACATTCGCCGGATCTGGCAAATGCTGCGATAA